The Neurospora crassa OR74A linkage group I, whole genome shotgun sequence genome segment TATCCTATCACGCCGCCAACGATACGGATGGAGATGGTCAAGGCTGTAATCGTAGCGATGAAGTCTCTCGGCGAGATGATAGTGGCGATGGTCGAGGCGGGTACGACGATGCCGCCTACACCTAGGCCGGCGATGAAGAGCACCGCGTACATGGCGTGGATATTGTCGAGACGAGCGGAGGCAAGGGCGCCGCAGCCGATTGTCATGATGCAGCAGGTGAGGAAGACGATCCATTTGATATGACCCGGGAAGCGGGCAATGAGGTAGAGGGATATGACGCAGCCGGCGAGGATACCGAAGGGGAAGGGCATGCCGCGGAAGCCGACGCCGTAGGGGCTAGGGAGATGGGTTTTTACGTCAGTGATTCGAGTTTGAATATGGAAACAGGACGAAGATGTGTGCAAGATTCAACAAAAGAGAATTGCTTACTTGTTGCCGTAGACATTATAGGCCTCGCTTGGCCATAACATCAGAACAGAAAAGAAGTTGGCACCGGATATGAAGGTGATGATCATGGTCATGATGAGTGTACGGGGAGCCGGGCCCAAGTCTCTGGGAATCATGGGTGTCTTGGCTCGATTGAACTCCCAAATGCCAAAGACAATCAATACGAAGAACCCCAGAATCAGGGGAACCAAGACTCTCGGACTTGCCCACGGATACTAGGGAGTGTTTGTTAGTCATTAAGCTTAGATAGAGCCTTTACGAAACGATCGTAGCATTGCCTGTCTTCCACTGACCTGATATCCGCCACCCAAAAGACCAAGTTCCAGCAAAACCAGCCCAACGATAGACAAGAAGCCACCGACCACATCCATATCCTTCATAAGCGAAAGCTTTTGTTTCCAATTGAGACCTTCTGTCGGCGCAGGAGGATGATAAAAGAGGGCTGTCATTACAAGCCCGACCAATGCCCAGCCGCCGGTGAGAATCGAGATATACCTCCATGTGGAGAAAGCCGAGATGATCTGGGAGTACATGACGGAGGGCAAAAGAGGAATGATGGTGAGAATCATGCCGGCGATGTAGTAGCCACGATGCGCAACAGGGGCGAGTTCTGCTGTTCCCGCGAGAGCCGTGAGCTCGTTGATACCGGTGCCAATCCCGGTGAGAGCCATTCCGCCTGGTTAGAATATCAGTATGGAGCATTGGATCGGTCTCAACAGGGAAGCTGTTCCGGATGGACTTACCGATGAAGACATCCATGTTCTCAGCAACACCACACATGATCTGGCCAAAAACGATGAAGCTACTTCCGGCCAGAGCAACCCAGCGGCGTCCGAAAACGTCTGAGAAACGACCAACGAAAGGAGAGATGGCGGCAGTGGCAAGTAGGTGAGCAGTTATGAACCAGACCCAGCGATCAACTCCTCCAAGATCGCGGTAGATGAAGACAGGTACGGCAGCTGGTAGATCGGTTAGCTGGATGTCCACTAATTGATTTGAGCTTCAAGCACCACAATCAATGTCTTCTTACCAAACAGATACAGAGGCGCTTGTGCATTGGTCCAGCAGCAAGCCAAGGCTGCTAGAGCCATTGCTTTGCGGACACTCAACCGCTGAACATGACAATGTCAGTAATGCTGCCACGGAAGGTTCGATGAAGATATCTCCTACAGTGGAATCTCCATTGTGCTGCTCGAAATCTGTCGAGGTGCTCGGAGCTTGGTGGTTTTCGTCGAGGGCCTTCGCTGCGCTGGCTTGGGTTCCTTCTGCCTTTTCCAGACCGGGAGGAGGGTTGTGAGCCAGGGCCTTCTCGGCCGCACTTCCAGTCGAGACTTTATCCTTCTCGTTCGAGGACATGATGTTTGCCTGTCGCATGGACGACTGTTTGCCGAGTCGGTTGAGTCCTGGTATTTGAGTCCAGATACTTCCGGCCGCAACTAAACAGCCTTGACGACAGTGGCGATCCGTGTGTTGTCGGGTGACTGAGAGGGGCAACTGGTTACTTTGTCCAAAGAAATAATTATCAGGACGTGAAAGATACAAGAATTCCTGAGCCCCACCCAGAAAGTGGCAGCAGAACGAAGTGAAAGGCTAGGTAGTGAATGGTGTTCCGGTTAGTTGTCAGCAGGAGATGCCGGCAGGTTCGTTCTTGTGGCGGCACCAGCTGCAATTCCGTTCGGGAGGTCACCTAGGTCAGGCGACGAAATCTCGACTTGTTCGACTCACCGTTTGTTCCAGtagactacctaggtaggtacagtaGTAGTAAGTATGGTGAAATTTCCAGGACCTGTTTCCAATCACGTCGGTTGGGTAAAAGTATCATCTTGACTGAGGAAGGTACAATTCTCGCGGTGGTTGGGGACTCGGACTGCAAG includes the following:
- a CDS encoding MFS drug efflux pump codes for the protein MSSNEKDKVSTGSAAEKALAHNPPPGLEKAEGTQASAAKALDENHQAPSTSTDFEQHNGDSTRLSVRKAMALAALACCWTNAQAPLYLFAAVPVFIYRDLGGVDRWVWFITAHLLATAAISPFVGRFSDVFGRRWVALAGSSFIVFGQIMCGVAENMDVFIGGMALTGIGTGINELTALAGTAELAPVAHRGYYIAGMILTIIPLLPSVMYSQIISAFSTWRYISILTGGWALVGLVMTALFYHPPAPTEGLNWKQKLSLMKDMDVVGGFLSIVGLVLLELGLLGGGYQYPWASPRVLVPLILGFFVLIVFGIWEFNRAKTPMIPRDLGPAPRTLIMTMIITFISGANFFSVLMLWPSEAYNVYGNNPYGVGFRGMPFPFGILAGCVISLYLIARFPGHIKWIVFLTCCIMTIGCGALASARLDNIHAMYAVLFIAGLGVGGIVVPASTIATIISPRDFIATITALTISIRIVGGVIGYTVYYNVFVQKLVPQLTKLVVEACIKSGITNKEIIGVVIELTGASLVDEIRLLPGVTDESWAVIVAAGQEAYVRAYPWVYYCSIAFGGVSILASLGMEDISGLIDRTVMVHM